A segment of the Parasynechococcus marenigrum WH 8102 genome:
TCTCAAGACAGCCGAATGGCTGCTGGTGAACCTGCCGCAGCTGCTCACGGCCGCAGGTATTTCTACCCAAATCGCCCCAGTCCTGCTGTCCTGAGAGCTCCTTTACGTTTCTTAGAGGTACTCTTTACATAACTCAAAGAAGCTCCATGGCTCCCGCCGCTGCCACTGCTTCAAAACCTGCGACCTCTGCCCGCAGCGTCAGTGTCGATGTTGATCTGGTCCGTTCCTACCTGCGTGACATCGGCAGGGTCCCCCTGCTCACCCACGAGCAGGAAATCACCCTCGGACGCCAGGTTCAGGATTTGATGGACATCGAGGCAATGCAGACCGAGTTGGAAAGCCGCGATGGTGATAAGCCTTCACGCGACAAGCTCGCCAAGGCGTCAGGTCTCACACCACTTCAGCTGAAGCGCAAGCTGCAGCATGGGCGACGTGCCAAGGAGCGCATGGTGGCTGCCAACCTGCGGCTGGTGGTGAGTGTCGCCAAGAAGTACACCAAGCGGAACATGGAACTGCTGGATCTGATTCAGGAGGGCACGATCGGTTTGGTGCGTGGTGTGGAGAAATTTGATCCCACCCGTGGTTACAAGTTTTCCACCTACGCCTACTGGTGGATCCGGCAGGGCATCACCCGGGCGATCGCTGAGAAGAGTCGTACCATCCGCTTGCCGATTCACATCACGGAGATGTTGAACAAGCTCAAGAAAGGTCAGCGCGAGCTGAGCCAGGAGCTGGGCCGGACCCCCACCATCACAGAGTTGGCGCAGTACGTCGAACTCCCCGAGGATGATGTTAAGGATCTGATGTGCCGTGCACGCCAGCCTGTGAGCCTTGAGATGAAGGTGGGTGATGGCGATGACACCGAGCTGCTCGAACTGCTGGCCGGTGACGCTGATCTTCCCAGCGACCAAGTGGAAGAAGACTGCATGAAGGGCGATCTTCGCAGCCTTTTGGGTCAGCTTCCCCATCTGCAGGAGCAAGTGCTGCGGATGCGCTACGGCATGGATGGCGAAGACCCCATGAGCCTCACCGGCATCGGCCGCATTCTTGGCATGAGTCGAGACCGAGTTCGCAATCTGGAGCGTGATGGTTTAGCTGGACTCCGTCGAATCAGTGATCAGGTTGAGGCCTACGTCGCGAGCTGATATTCGTTTGGCAATCGCTTTACTATGAAACTCAGCTGAGTCTCGTTTGGTTTGAGTCCGAAAATTTCGAGACGTTTTTCAGAGATATACCATCATCAAGGAACTGATGCGCTGCATGAATGTGCAGAACGTCTTTTACTTCTTGGAAAAAGACGTCGGCTTGTTTCTTTAGCCAGATTTGTAATTTCCGAAGATATTGACGATCCTGGTTTGATTCGTCATGGAATCAATAGTTTGTTGGTTCTTGGGCAAGAGCAAAAGGCCAAGACTCTTTTTTTGAATTCACGGGAAAACTTGAATTCTTTTCCTGGCTATATTTCGATGTTGGATCGATACTTTGCGCGTTTTGAGATATTTTGTGGGCTCGAACAGTCCCTGCAAGAGCTTCAAAATCGCTTGCGCTATGAGTTTGTCTATGGTGCAAGCGATGCATCTTTCATTGCCGATCTGTCATCTTTTACGGATATTATTCTTGTATCTAACAGTCTTGATATTTCTTTTTCAGATGAAGAGAAAGGATGTATGCTGGCCATGAAAAAGCCGTTGTTTGTTTATTTTAATATTGGAAATCCTATCCTTTGCCAGGCCCGTGAAGAGTTCTACCCTGCTTCTGCTTCAGAGCTTTTGATCGGCAGCTATCAGCATGTTGTTGATGAAGACCATCGCTTGATTTTTCAGCCATTGATAGGTCATCGTTTTTTGGGTTGTTGGATGAGGATTGAGCGCCAGTGGCATGCTGATTGGCGAAACGTCTGGAAGGATGCATTTGACCATGCGAATCCTGATGTGATGTGCCGTGAATTGAAGGAGGCGCTAATGATTGAAGCTCTCTACCCATTGTCGTTGGCATCAGTCCGTCCCGGTGATTCAGTCAAACGTGTTCCCACCATTGGTGCGATTGCGATTGCCTTGGCTGACGCATTGCGTGAACAACCCGGTTCATTGCTCAGGCGTGTATGGGCTGCAGGGTTTTCGCTATCTCCGTCTTATATCTTTGAAGCATGTTTTGGAATCAACCTTCATGATTTTCCGTTTGAAGCATTGGCTTTGGAGTCAAGAATTGCTAATGGAACAGTGCGAATCATTGGCTCGACAGACTCTGCTCGGTCCGAGTTGGGGGCGCGGAAGCATTTGTCGATAGCTGGGTTGTCTGTCGAGAAATTGAACCGCAGCCTGCGACGGCCGAAGACTTGATCAACTGCTGTTCTGAAGGCAAGCTACTGTTCACTTTGGGATAAATTGGACCCGTTAAGTCGGAGGTATGGC
Coding sequences within it:
- a CDS encoding RpoD/SigA family RNA polymerase sigma factor; amino-acid sequence: MAPAAATASKPATSARSVSVDVDLVRSYLRDIGRVPLLTHEQEITLGRQVQDLMDIEAMQTELESRDGDKPSRDKLAKASGLTPLQLKRKLQHGRRAKERMVAANLRLVVSVAKKYTKRNMELLDLIQEGTIGLVRGVEKFDPTRGYKFSTYAYWWIRQGITRAIAEKSRTIRLPIHITEMLNKLKKGQRELSQELGRTPTITELAQYVELPEDDVKDLMCRARQPVSLEMKVGDGDDTELLELLAGDADLPSDQVEEDCMKGDLRSLLGQLPHLQEQVLRMRYGMDGEDPMSLTGIGRILGMSRDRVRNLERDGLAGLRRISDQVEAYVAS